In Sphingobacterium sp. lm-10, one DNA window encodes the following:
- a CDS encoding NAD(P)-dependent oxidoreductase, with protein sequence MTTLRILIVDDIHPILLEKFQAANVELVYKPDSTRQEAEELVNNADGLIIRSKFFVDEDFLARAPKLRFIGRAGAGMDNIDEVAAQKRGIQLIAANEGNRDAVGEHMIGMLLSLMNNLRRAHQQITNHQWLREENRGIELKGSTVALIGYGHNGQAMAKKLAGFEVDVIAYDKYKTGFSDQYAREVAMEEVVKRADVLSFHIPLTRETKGMVDDEYLRHFRKPIFFLMGARGAIVNVPAVLNGLNDGRICGAAFDVLPVEKFPALGEQSWFADLTSRDNVLLSPHVAGWTVESYYKLSAILADKILHHLG encoded by the coding sequence ATGACAACCCTACGTATCCTTATTGTAGACGATATACATCCGATATTACTAGAGAAATTCCAAGCGGCTAATGTGGAGTTAGTGTACAAACCAGATAGCACCCGACAAGAAGCCGAGGAGCTAGTGAATAATGCAGACGGATTAATTATTCGTTCGAAGTTCTTCGTAGACGAAGACTTTCTGGCGCGTGCTCCCAAACTTCGTTTTATTGGACGGGCAGGCGCAGGCATGGACAATATCGACGAAGTTGCCGCCCAAAAGCGAGGCATTCAATTGATCGCAGCTAACGAAGGAAACCGCGATGCCGTCGGTGAGCATATGATCGGTATGCTGTTAAGCTTGATGAATAACCTCCGTCGTGCCCACCAACAGATTACCAACCACCAGTGGCTACGCGAGGAAAATCGTGGCATCGAACTCAAAGGATCTACCGTAGCGTTGATTGGGTATGGACACAATGGACAGGCCATGGCCAAAAAACTCGCAGGCTTTGAGGTGGACGTGATTGCATATGATAAGTACAAAACGGGCTTCTCCGACCAATATGCTCGGGAGGTAGCTATGGAAGAAGTGGTAAAGCGCGCTGATGTCCTGAGCTTCCACATTCCGTTGACGCGGGAAACGAAAGGCATGGTCGATGACGAATACCTCCGTCATTTTCGTAAACCCATCTTTTTTCTGATGGGAGCACGTGGTGCAATTGTAAATGTACCTGCAGTATTAAATGGATTGAATGATGGAAGAATTTGCGGAGCTGCTTTCGATGTATTGCCGGTAGAAAAATTTCCAGCACTTGGCGAGCAATCTTGGTTTGCCGATCTAACTAGCAGGGACAATGTGCTGCTAAGTCCACATGTGGCCGGTTGGACGGTAGAAAGCTACTATAAATTGTCTGCTATTTTGGCAGATAAAATTTTACATCACCTGGGATAA
- the acs gene encoding acetate--CoA ligase: MSFQINTFEAYQTAYEKSVSDPEAFWGEVAEHFFWKRKWSNVLSWNFKEPDIRWFEGAKLNITENCLDRHIYNNGDKPAIIWEPNDPQEAHRVLTYKQLLAKVEQFAHVLKNNNIKKGDRVCIYLPMVPELAIATLACARIGAIHSVVFGGFSATSIADRINDAACKLVITSDGGFRGNKVLELKNIVDDALVQCKSVERVIVLTRSRTPVSMIKGRDVWWEDEISKVETQGNLAFPAEEMDSEDPLFILYTSGSTGTPKGVVHTTAGYMVYTGYTFSNVFQYQPDEVYFCTADIGWITGHSYIVYGPLSQGATSLMFEGIPTYPDAGRFWDIVEKHKVNILYTAPTAIRSLMALGDEYVDDKDLSSIRKLGSVGEPINEEAWNWFSEKIGGGKAPIADTWWQTENGGILIAPIAGVSPTIPGYAMLPLPGVQPCLMDENGKEIQENDVTGNLCIKFPWPGMLRTTWGDHERCKKTYFSTYEDMYFTGDGCYRNKDGYYRITGRVDDVLNVSGHRIGTAEVENAINMHSDVVESAIVGYPHPVKGQGIYAYVIANRRGDEEGTKKNILQTVTRLIGAIAKPDVIQFVDDLPKTRSGKIMRRILRKIAEGDTSSFGDTSTLLDPSVVDKIVEGAEALKK; the protein is encoded by the coding sequence ATGAGTTTCCAAATTAATACCTTTGAAGCCTATCAAACGGCTTACGAAAAAAGTGTTTCCGATCCAGAGGCATTCTGGGGAGAGGTTGCAGAACATTTCTTTTGGAAAAGAAAATGGTCTAATGTGCTCAGCTGGAACTTTAAGGAGCCAGATATCCGATGGTTCGAAGGAGCTAAATTAAATATCACCGAAAATTGCCTGGACAGGCACATCTATAATAATGGCGACAAGCCGGCTATTATTTGGGAGCCGAACGATCCACAAGAGGCACATCGTGTGCTCACCTATAAGCAGCTGTTAGCGAAAGTAGAGCAATTTGCGCACGTCCTCAAAAATAACAACATCAAAAAAGGAGACCGGGTATGTATTTACCTACCTATGGTGCCTGAGTTGGCCATAGCCACTTTAGCCTGTGCGCGTATTGGAGCGATACATTCAGTCGTGTTTGGTGGATTTTCGGCGACATCTATAGCCGATCGGATCAACGATGCAGCGTGTAAACTGGTCATTACTTCCGATGGTGGATTTAGAGGTAATAAGGTATTAGAGTTGAAAAACATTGTGGATGATGCCTTGGTGCAATGTAAATCGGTAGAACGCGTGATTGTACTCACCAGATCGCGGACTCCGGTATCCATGATTAAAGGACGCGACGTATGGTGGGAAGACGAAATCTCTAAAGTAGAGACCCAAGGAAATCTAGCCTTCCCGGCAGAGGAAATGGATTCGGAAGACCCCTTGTTTATCCTGTACACCTCCGGTTCTACCGGCACTCCAAAGGGAGTGGTACATACGACAGCGGGTTATATGGTATATACAGGGTACACGTTCTCCAACGTGTTTCAATATCAGCCGGATGAAGTTTATTTCTGTACTGCCGATATCGGCTGGATCACCGGGCACTCCTATATCGTGTACGGGCCACTATCACAAGGGGCTACTTCATTGATGTTTGAAGGAATACCGACCTATCCGGATGCCGGACGTTTTTGGGATATTGTAGAAAAGCATAAGGTAAATATCCTATACACAGCACCTACGGCCATTCGCTCATTGATGGCGCTTGGAGATGAGTATGTGGATGATAAAGATCTGAGCAGTATCCGAAAATTAGGATCTGTGGGTGAACCCATCAATGAAGAAGCCTGGAATTGGTTTAGCGAAAAAATTGGTGGAGGTAAAGCTCCAATTGCAGATACCTGGTGGCAAACCGAGAACGGGGGCATTCTGATCGCGCCGATCGCTGGGGTATCACCTACCATCCCAGGCTATGCTATGTTGCCACTCCCGGGTGTACAGCCTTGCTTGATGGATGAAAATGGGAAAGAAATTCAAGAGAACGATGTGACCGGAAATCTGTGTATTAAATTTCCATGGCCAGGCATGCTTCGTACTACATGGGGAGATCATGAGCGATGTAAAAAGACCTATTTCTCCACCTATGAAGACATGTATTTCACAGGTGATGGATGTTATCGCAATAAAGATGGGTATTACCGCATCACAGGACGTGTGGATGATGTGCTAAATGTGTCAGGCCATCGTATTGGCACGGCAGAAGTTGAAAACGCGATCAATATGCACTCCGATGTAGTGGAATCTGCCATTGTTGGGTATCCACATCCGGTAAAAGGGCAGGGGATCTATGCGTACGTGATCGCGAACCGTCGTGGTGACGAAGAGGGTACGAAAAAGAATATCTTGCAGACCGTGACACGCCTGATCGGAGCGATAGCTAAGCCAGATGTGATTCAGTTTGTCGACGATTTGCCAAAGACCCGTTCAGGCAAGATCATGCGTAGAATTTTGCGTAAGATTGCCGAGGGGGATACCTCCAGTTTTGGTGACACCTCGACCTTGCTAGACCCTTCCGTGGTAGACAAAATTGTGGAGGGAGCCGAAGCGCTGAAAAAGTAA
- a CDS encoding transcriptional repressor, with amino-acid sequence MKIIETDLQQENVRESSQETLTTQVYQTLVNDHFIVNKQRKIVIEELLSHSERTTAEQLWLKISKTKKISISTVYNTLNILCRNGVAYKFYDEINQAFYSIDQTFFL; translated from the coding sequence ATGAAAATAATCGAGACAGATCTACAGCAAGAAAATGTCAGGGAATCATCCCAGGAAACGTTGACCACACAAGTGTATCAAACCCTGGTTAATGATCATTTCATCGTCAACAAGCAGCGAAAGATCGTTATCGAGGAACTGCTTTCTCATTCCGAGCGTACGACCGCAGAGCAACTATGGTTAAAAATTTCGAAAACCAAGAAGATCAGCATCTCAACGGTATACAATACCTTGAATATCTTATGCCGAAATGGTGTTGCATACAAGTTTTATGACGAGATTAATCAAGCATTTTATAGTATTGATCAGACTTTCTTTTTGTAA
- a CDS encoding ABC transporter substrate-binding protein produces MKNTINTLILIAGLLCLLQPGMAQQKPKNVTISHSKGNTEVPVGAAKVVIFDLGTLETFHELGIPVAGVPNSVPDYLSEFKQDKYAKVGGIKGPNIQAIAALSPDLIIISGRQSDSYDSLSMIAPTLFLGVDSKDYWATFEGNVQKIAAIYGREDLAEKKLTTLRNKRDAVREKSATDEKTGIIVLHVRGGHTAYGTQSRFGFIHDVLGIRQAMPLNDATHTGHRFKEDDQLITKAAADYLFLIDRDSAVGGEKKDKDELLSQEIKNSKAYQANKIIELSGNVWYTSGGGLTSVDKMISEVGTQLYQISF; encoded by the coding sequence ATGAAAAACACGATAAATACCTTAATTCTAATTGCTGGTTTGCTGTGCTTGCTTCAACCCGGGATGGCTCAACAAAAGCCTAAAAATGTTACGATTAGCCACAGCAAGGGCAATACGGAAGTTCCGGTCGGAGCCGCTAAAGTGGTTATTTTTGACTTGGGAACGTTGGAGACGTTTCATGAGCTTGGCATACCTGTCGCTGGTGTGCCCAACAGCGTGCCGGATTACCTCTCCGAATTTAAACAGGATAAATATGCGAAAGTCGGTGGCATTAAAGGCCCGAATATCCAAGCGATCGCGGCACTTTCACCGGATTTAATCATCATTTCTGGCAGGCAGTCTGATTCTTACGACTCTTTATCAATGATTGCTCCAACACTTTTTCTTGGCGTAGATAGTAAGGATTATTGGGCTACTTTTGAAGGAAATGTACAGAAGATAGCGGCTATCTATGGCAGGGAAGATCTGGCGGAAAAAAAGCTGACGACATTACGCAATAAGCGTGATGCTGTTCGGGAGAAATCGGCTACCGATGAAAAAACAGGTATTATTGTCCTCCATGTGCGTGGTGGCCATACGGCATATGGTACGCAATCCCGGTTTGGCTTTATCCATGATGTATTGGGAATCCGACAAGCCATGCCACTGAATGACGCAACGCATACCGGCCATCGATTCAAAGAAGATGATCAGTTGATCACCAAAGCTGCTGCTGATTATTTGTTTTTAATTGACAGAGATTCTGCAGTAGGAGGTGAAAAGAAGGATAAAGACGAATTACTGAGCCAAGAGATTAAAAATAGCAAGGCTTACCAAGCGAATAAAATCATTGAACTCAGTGGAAATGTCTGGTACACCTCTGGTGGCGGACTAACATCTGTAGATAAAATGATATCGGAAGTGGGAACACAGCTTTATCAAATTAGCTTTTAA
- a CDS encoding DUF4374 domain-containing protein, with protein MNLKFTKSSMLAWTAIGILAASCSDNNNLSDRDSNDVEFFVAANSGNGSYLLAVPDVTAGEASVVGQGLETEPYTAWVFPNPSTGIGLRYQQGDPGLGIGVTLGPTGNIIRKGSDFQIISRFTTYGPFQNQVLTIVGSVQSQDNPNALFSTFNFINPENNNSVRTVTKSTTNLTGNGEYGTLSGVVPFGSQEFLTAIVPARLARNASGQLSTSATAYPDSVWIAALDADLNVKRIYRDNRLGYASGRFRSQYYSSIAEDGKGNVYVFSPANDANSTKPAGVIRIRSGQSTFDPDYFYNLRDQAANLIFQRVYHVHDDWFALAYVRPGSTAQTGPAQPNALALVNVVTKSFQWVGGLPDFNGNPRFGLPISEGGKLYIPVSETNEKPAIYIVDAATGQASKGLVVNADEITAIGKLAK; from the coding sequence ATGAACCTTAAATTTACAAAATCAAGTATGCTGGCCTGGACGGCCATCGGTATTCTTGCCGCATCATGTTCTGATAATAACAATCTTTCAGACAGAGATTCCAACGACGTCGAGTTTTTCGTAGCCGCCAATAGTGGAAATGGTAGTTATCTTTTAGCAGTACCCGATGTAACTGCAGGAGAAGCTTCTGTGGTGGGACAAGGTTTGGAAACAGAGCCTTACACCGCTTGGGTATTTCCGAACCCAAGTACCGGAATTGGTTTACGCTACCAACAAGGAGATCCGGGATTAGGTATCGGCGTCACGCTAGGGCCAACAGGAAACATCATCCGTAAAGGATCGGATTTTCAGATTATATCTCGATTCACCACGTACGGTCCCTTCCAAAATCAAGTGTTGACGATAGTTGGATCTGTGCAATCGCAAGATAATCCCAATGCCTTATTTTCTACGTTTAACTTTATCAACCCAGAGAATAACAACTCGGTAAGAACGGTTACTAAATCCACCACCAATCTGACGGGAAATGGAGAGTACGGTACATTATCTGGCGTAGTGCCATTTGGAAGCCAAGAGTTTTTAACGGCGATAGTTCCTGCTAGATTAGCTAGAAATGCGAGTGGACAGCTAAGTACTTCAGCAACGGCCTACCCAGATTCGGTTTGGATAGCGGCATTGGATGCGGATCTAAATGTAAAGCGCATTTACCGCGATAATCGCTTGGGATATGCATCAGGTAGATTCCGCTCTCAGTATTATTCATCTATCGCCGAGGATGGTAAGGGCAATGTTTATGTATTCTCTCCGGCCAACGATGCTAATTCTACTAAGCCTGCCGGTGTGATCCGTATCCGATCAGGGCAGTCTACTTTCGATCCAGACTATTTCTATAACCTACGCGACCAAGCCGCAAATCTCATTTTCCAACGTGTTTACCATGTCCACGATGACTGGTTTGCCTTGGCTTACGTAAGACCGGGTAGTACAGCACAAACAGGCCCGGCACAACCCAATGCCTTGGCTTTGGTAAATGTCGTGACGAAGTCTTTTCAATGGGTTGGAGGATTACCTGATTTCAATGGAAATCCACGATTTGGCTTACCCATATCTGAAGGAGGGAAACTATATATCCCTGTTTCAGAAACGAATGAAAAGCCCGCTATTTATATCGTAGATGCGGCAACAGGGCAAGCAAGTAAAGGATTAGTAGTGAATGCAGATGAGATCACGGCTATTGGTAAACTGGCAAAATAA
- a CDS encoding TonB-dependent receptor, translated as MYQRLTRPLKFIIYVLFVCTTFAELSAQTNRHIHGVVLDTQGQPIPSATVTIEGSRQKLYTDERGLFTSGPLPAGRYKVSVSAMGFEDYNQTIPIPAKHGRLTMTLSDKLSDIEHVHVTGKSAIQEVRESPFNVTALDAKRFHNSSLELSDLLNRASGVKVRQSGGLGSNTAINLNGFTGRHIKIFMDGIPMEGMGTAFQLNNIPINLAERIEIYKGVVPIELGADALGGAINIITNTRNKTFLDASYSYGSFNTHRTNVNFGYTNKHGFTMQLNAFQNYSDNNYRVYTRVMDIQNNNFSADSVWVRRFNDTYHNETIIGKIGFMNVSWADQFLLSATVGQEYAEIQNAYLMQIAYGERHRRGNTVMPALTYAKRDFLLDDLDIRLTANYNKNYNQNVDTSRYQYNWYGERQLLNGGRIGEGNATLAEFYNRNANSSLNLAYDLSDRHSVALNNVVSTYSRSNADPNRVIDETTNEDTRSSNLKNTLGVSYKYNWNNKLVATAFGKHYLQRVTGSMNVSEVPGSTVYERRTSQANNTGYGVAATYFLNHWQVKASAERALRMPTDVELFGDEVLETGNAGLRPEKSMNLNLGFIYQQDFNEDHAVYLDVSGMYRKVDDFIRREINARYGTIMNMNHGLVQNFGLNFEGRYYYRQILHIGGAFTVQDIRDREPFVSASSTQPNPHRGDRVPNQPYLFGNGEIEYFIHNPFKKRDVLTLGYILNYVHPFYLRWESLGASGEKDVVAKQLSHDFTATYSMQGGKYNIAFEARNITDQRLYDNFSMQKPGRQFHVKVRYFFAQNN; from the coding sequence ATGTATCAACGACTTACCAGACCTCTTAAATTTATTATCTATGTACTATTTGTCTGCACGACATTTGCAGAATTATCTGCCCAAACCAACCGACATATTCACGGTGTGGTGCTGGATACTCAGGGTCAACCTATACCATCCGCAACAGTAACGATAGAGGGAAGCCGCCAGAAGCTTTACACCGATGAACGTGGCTTATTTACCAGCGGACCGTTACCGGCGGGTCGGTACAAGGTGAGCGTGTCTGCGATGGGTTTTGAGGATTATAATCAGACAATACCTATTCCTGCAAAACATGGCCGTCTAACGATGACGCTTAGCGATAAGCTTTCCGACATCGAACATGTACATGTAACAGGCAAGTCTGCTATTCAAGAAGTGCGGGAAAGTCCATTCAACGTGACTGCGTTGGATGCAAAGCGCTTTCACAACAGCTCTTTGGAATTGTCGGATCTTTTGAATCGCGCTTCTGGCGTAAAGGTTAGGCAGAGTGGAGGCTTAGGTTCCAATACGGCAATTAATCTCAATGGATTTACCGGTAGGCATATCAAAATATTTATGGATGGTATACCAATGGAAGGCATGGGAACAGCTTTTCAACTCAACAATATCCCCATCAATCTCGCAGAGCGTATCGAAATCTATAAGGGAGTAGTGCCGATAGAACTCGGAGCCGATGCCTTGGGAGGTGCCATAAATATCATTACCAATACGAGAAATAAAACCTTTCTGGATGCATCGTATTCTTATGGATCCTTTAATACGCATCGTACCAATGTGAATTTTGGATATACCAATAAACACGGATTTACCATGCAATTGAATGCATTCCAGAATTATTCGGATAATAATTACCGAGTCTACACGCGCGTGATGGATATTCAAAACAATAATTTTTCGGCAGATAGCGTATGGGTAAGACGGTTCAACGATACTTACCACAACGAAACGATTATCGGTAAAATTGGCTTTATGAATGTGTCTTGGGCCGATCAGTTTTTGTTATCTGCTACTGTAGGACAAGAATATGCAGAAATCCAAAACGCCTACCTCATGCAAATCGCCTACGGCGAAAGGCATCGAAGAGGGAATACCGTAATGCCAGCGCTTACTTATGCCAAGCGTGATTTCTTGTTGGATGACCTGGATATACGCCTTACCGCCAACTATAATAAAAACTACAATCAGAATGTGGATACCTCGCGCTACCAATACAATTGGTACGGCGAACGGCAACTATTAAATGGAGGCCGGATAGGAGAAGGAAACGCTACACTGGCAGAATTTTACAATAGAAATGCGAATTCGAGTCTTAATCTAGCCTATGACCTTTCGGACAGACATAGCGTTGCGTTAAATAATGTCGTTAGTACCTACAGCAGAAGTAATGCAGACCCGAATCGGGTGATCGACGAAACAACCAATGAAGACACACGATCTAGCAATCTGAAAAATACACTGGGCGTCTCCTATAAATATAACTGGAATAACAAACTTGTAGCTACTGCATTCGGGAAGCATTACTTGCAGCGCGTAACTGGCTCTATGAATGTGTCGGAAGTACCGGGCAGTACGGTATATGAGCGACGCACCTCGCAAGCGAACAATACCGGTTATGGAGTAGCAGCAACTTATTTTTTGAACCACTGGCAAGTGAAGGCATCCGCCGAAAGGGCATTGCGGATGCCTACCGATGTGGAGTTGTTTGGTGATGAGGTCTTGGAAACCGGCAACGCCGGATTACGTCCAGAAAAAAGTATGAATTTGAATCTTGGATTTATCTACCAACAAGACTTCAATGAAGACCACGCTGTTTATCTTGATGTAAGCGGTATGTATCGCAAGGTAGATGACTTCATACGACGCGAAATAAACGCTAGGTATGGTACGATCATGAACATGAATCATGGATTGGTACAAAATTTCGGATTGAACTTCGAAGGTCGTTACTACTACCGGCAGATACTGCACATAGGCGGTGCTTTCACTGTGCAAGATATTCGTGACCGCGAACCATTTGTGTCGGCTTCCTCCACGCAGCCAAATCCACATCGAGGCGATCGCGTGCCGAACCAGCCTTACCTTTTTGGAAATGGAGAGATAGAATACTTCATACACAATCCATTCAAAAAGCGGGATGTGCTAACATTAGGCTATATCCTCAATTATGTACACCCCTTCTATTTACGCTGGGAAAGTTTGGGAGCATCCGGTGAAAAAGATGTCGTTGCCAAACAGCTGTCTCACGACTTTACCGCTACCTATTCTATGCAGGGAGGAAAGTATAATATCGCCTTTGAAGCGAGAAACATCACCGATCAGCGGCTGTATGACAACTTTAGTATGCAGAAACCGGGACGCCAATTCCATGTGAAAGTCCGATACTTCTTTGCACAAAATAATTAA
- a CDS encoding AraC family transcriptional regulator, giving the protein MEIAVQSVSPTGIDVVNKSANISASFLDVEDLERVNMAEGVRDLNRITSLSDICITYVHIDSDRDIDFEIGVDSPTITMNFFLSAASLLQWSGIERPVQYHVQTHNVFYFPKTTYYNRWLKGVGHELFSINLSANYIRKYFPEEKIFAQFMQAIELHLPSSLCPKALPITQQMLDIVYSLIQQRSDPLMRRLHIETQVFELLLLQFQQYNQLVGHQYASFITKKLRDKIVHAKDIVDKNLHNPMGLIALSKMVGTNEYYLKKGFKELFGTSVFHYITSHRMEHAKQLLLREGCNVNETAFLLGYKDATNFTATFKRYFGYTPKKLMLEKRGY; this is encoded by the coding sequence ATGGAAATAGCCGTGCAAAGTGTGTCCCCGACAGGTATAGATGTCGTCAATAAATCGGCAAACATTTCCGCAAGCTTTTTAGATGTGGAAGACCTGGAAAGAGTGAATATGGCAGAAGGCGTACGTGATCTGAATCGGATAACCTCATTATCCGATATTTGTATCACTTACGTACACATAGATTCGGATAGGGATATCGATTTTGAAATTGGCGTCGATTCGCCGACCATTACGATGAATTTTTTTTTATCGGCTGCATCGCTACTGCAATGGTCGGGGATTGAACGACCTGTGCAATATCATGTTCAGACACATAATGTATTCTATTTCCCGAAAACAACCTATTACAATCGCTGGTTAAAGGGGGTTGGACATGAACTGTTCTCGATAAACTTAAGTGCGAACTACATCAGGAAGTATTTTCCAGAAGAAAAAATCTTTGCTCAATTTATGCAGGCGATTGAGCTGCATTTGCCATCAAGTCTTTGCCCAAAAGCATTACCCATTACGCAGCAGATGCTGGATATCGTATACAGCTTAATTCAACAGCGCTCAGACCCATTAATGAGGCGACTGCATATCGAAACACAAGTGTTTGAGCTTCTGCTGTTGCAGTTCCAACAGTACAATCAATTGGTTGGTCATCAATATGCCTCATTTATCACTAAAAAACTACGAGATAAAATCGTACATGCTAAAGATATTGTCGACAAAAACCTCCATAATCCCATGGGTCTTATAGCACTTTCAAAGATGGTAGGCACCAATGAATATTATTTAAAAAAAGGCTTTAAAGAATTGTTTGGTACGAGTGTATTCCATTACATTACCTCCCATCGTATGGAACACGCCAAGCAATTACTGTTACGGGAAGGATGTAATGTAAATGAAACCGCTTTCTTACTGGGGTATAAAGATGCGACCAACTTTACAGCCACGTTCAAGCGATATTTTGGGTATACGCCTAAAAAATTGATGCTAGAAAAAAGAGGATATTAA
- a CDS encoding class I SAM-dependent methyltransferase, whose amino-acid sequence MATEEELQGIAAQLRCPDGRHGVQIGDNMNETNRNMTLQTLEALHLADGDQVLELGYGNGGHLENLLQAASGLSYVGVDISQTMQAEAKRINAELIKQHPVCFDCYDGQALPYADQSFHKIFTVNTLYFWADPTAMLLELARVAQQEAVLAITFASKTFMKTLPFTQYGFTLYEPSDLEAVLSHTPWRLVEMQTRAEQVRSKVGDLVDRVYYIALLQHR is encoded by the coding sequence ATGGCAACAGAAGAAGAATTACAGGGCATTGCAGCACAATTGCGATGCCCAGATGGTCGGCATGGTGTGCAGATTGGCGACAACATGAACGAGACCAATAGGAATATGACCCTGCAAACGCTAGAAGCGTTACATCTGGCAGATGGTGATCAGGTGCTGGAGTTGGGGTATGGTAATGGTGGTCATCTCGAGAATCTTCTTCAGGCTGCCTCTGGCTTAAGCTACGTAGGCGTAGATATCTCCCAAACGATGCAAGCCGAAGCCAAAAGAATCAATGCCGAACTGATCAAGCAACATCCCGTTTGTTTCGACTGTTATGATGGGCAGGCACTTCCTTATGCAGATCAATCGTTTCATAAGATTTTCACGGTGAATACGCTTTATTTCTGGGCCGATCCAACGGCAATGCTCTTGGAATTGGCTCGTGTGGCACAACAGGAAGCCGTATTGGCCATTACCTTTGCCAGCAAGACTTTTATGAAGACCTTGCCTTTCACCCAGTATGGTTTTACATTGTACGAACCGTCGGATCTGGAAGCGGTGCTGAGCCATACGCCTTGGCGCTTGGTAGAAATGCAAACGCGAGCAGAGCAGGTACGCAGCAAGGTAGGGGATCTGGTAGATCGGGTGTATTATATTGCCCTGCTACAACATCGGTAA
- a CDS encoding siderophore-interacting protein — protein sequence MERPVIAKHVFRVWAKEYVTPHYIRVTLEGEGAQAFAPCSLGANNKIMIPPSGQKAVKLAVWDDANSEWILPAEHERPIIRTYTHRAIDTENNRIILEFVDHGDAGPASSWARRAEKGDELGVAMKIKETQLYPTADWYLLVGDATAIPVLHVILESLPPEAKGHCIVEVHSADDVQADFSHPGFSIDWVFNAHPEKGSTLYQKVLEADIPEGKESFGYVACEYQSVKQIRAHFKHTLGWDNKSFYAFSYWKAGTAEDKSAQDRREENT from the coding sequence ATGGAGCGACCAGTAATTGCTAAACACGTATTTCGGGTTTGGGCAAAAGAATATGTGACACCGCACTACATTCGAGTTACGTTGGAAGGCGAAGGAGCGCAAGCATTTGCGCCTTGTAGTTTAGGTGCAAACAATAAAATAATGATCCCGCCATCCGGTCAAAAGGCTGTGAAATTAGCCGTGTGGGATGATGCCAATAGCGAGTGGATTCTGCCCGCGGAACATGAAAGACCAATCATTCGGACGTATACGCATCGCGCGATCGATACCGAAAACAATCGGATTATATTGGAGTTTGTGGATCATGGTGATGCTGGGCCTGCTTCCTCCTGGGCGCGACGTGCAGAAAAAGGTGATGAGCTGGGTGTAGCGATGAAGATCAAAGAAACCCAACTGTATCCAACAGCCGATTGGTATCTTTTAGTCGGCGATGCCACTGCCATTCCGGTGCTCCATGTCATTTTGGAAAGTTTACCTCCAGAAGCGAAAGGACACTGCATTGTAGAGGTACACAGTGCGGATGATGTGCAAGCCGATTTTAGTCATCCGGGGTTTAGTATCGACTGGGTATTCAATGCGCATCCAGAAAAAGGAAGCACACTGTATCAAAAGGTACTGGAAGCCGACATACCCGAAGGAAAAGAAAGTTTTGGATATGTAGCTTGCGAATACCAAAGTGTGAAGCAAATTCGCGCGCATTTTAAGCATACGTTGGGCTGGGACAATAAGTCGTTTTACGCATTTTCGTATTGGAAAGCGGGTACGGCCGAAGACAAGTCTGCTCAGGATCGTCGGGAGGAAAATACATAA